A part of Eremothecium sinecaudum strain ATCC 58844 chromosome VII, complete sequence genomic DNA contains:
- the MHF2 gene encoding Mhf2p (Syntenic homolog of Ashbya gossypii ACL158W; Syntenic homolog of Saccharomyces cerevisiae YDL160C-A) translates to MVDSTEKGIPGDTIARVFETCSFTQDDTRITEDTVMLVEKYMRLFIREAALRSLENKEVLNDVKAENPVLQHGDLERISGVLLLDL, encoded by the coding sequence ATGGTTGATTCGACAGAGAAGGGGATTCCTGGAGATACTATTGCAAGAGTCTTCGAAACGTGTTCTTTTACGCAAGATGATACAAGAATTACAGAAGACACTGTAATGTTAGTAGAAAAGTACATGAGGTTATTTATAAGGGAAGCAGCGCTGAGATCTCTAGAAAACAAGGAAGTGTTAAATGATGTTAAAGCTGAGAATCCAGTATTACAGCATGGTGACCTGGAAAGAATTTCAGGTGTGTTGCTGCTGGATCTTTAA
- a CDS encoding HGL300Wp (Syntenic homolog of Ashbya gossypii ACL159W; Syntenic homolog of Ashbya gossypii NOHBY310; No homolog in Saccharomyces cerevisiae; Syntenic homolog of Kluyveromyces lactis KLLA0C16687g) has product MKVRYKCSCQNRVTWSDLNCCTQCHSLSCFSCQDFRPVLKYCPKCLEEPAKTDQIFCNRNCFQCPRCSISLVISSEKVGEEMKQYTFNCTGCKWNFVTPPTGRIKSLTKYILELYNSQHARAYEIMTHLLNKKHLLQLEGKSFNFTQSEPSPEGYSSKSITQRLIVGEKLHNLINEQIPLPFEEDKKTELYPKRTHLKCRYIYSCPNCHNTMSVPDQRPGSSRLMKDSFAMNILPHIRIESASKVLGTTTDDDTLAIVFVNATPSKPVEFSLTASESLFLPIRGFILPSVSNDTNSHTNTEGKDVNLQILEDYIKYVPTYLLGKDNKLSQAERTRRMGSMFSFRNNNGIKIQQLAPGDDEDVQPLDQGDAWCALPLKVTKKGTHQLNLLTKIDDWEVNLELFF; this is encoded by the coding sequence ATGAAGGTCCGGTATAAGTGTTCATGCCAGAATCGAGTCACATGGAGTGATCTGAATTGCTGTACTCAATGTCACAGTTTAAGCTGCTTTTCTTGCCAGGATTTTCGACCTGTTTTAAAATATTGTCCTAAATGTCTTGAAGAGCCAGCAAAAACGGATCAGATATTCTGTAATAGGAACTGCTTTCAATGTCCAAGATGCAGTATATCGCTAGTGATTTCTAGTGAGAAGGTCGGAGAAGAAATGAAACAATACACTTTTAATTGTACAGGCTGCAAATGGAATTTCGTCACGCCACCAACTGGAAGAATCAAATCATTAACGAAGTATATCCTTGAGCTATACAACTCTCAGCATGCTAGAGCATATGAAATTATGACGCATTTACTTAATAAGAAGCATCTGCTTCAGTTGGAAGGAAAATCATTCAACTTTACCCAATCGGAACCATCTCCAGAGGGCTATTCATCGAAGTCTATAACGCAAAGATTAATTGTAGGCGAGAAACTACACAACTTAATTAATGAACAGATACCTCTCCCTTTTGAGGAAGATAAGAAGACGGAATTGTATCCCAAACGTACCCACTTGAAGTGCAGATATATTTACTCGTGTCCGAACTGCCATAATACAATGAGTGTCCCAGACCAAAGACCTGGGTCTTCAAGATTGATGAAGGATTCATTTGCTATGAATATTCTTCCGCATATCAGAATTGAAAGTGCGTCTAAAGTGCTGGGCACTACCACTGACGATGACACATTAGCAATAGTCTTTGTAAATGCAACGCCATCAAAGCCTGTTGAGTTCTCACTTACGGCTTCAGAGAGTTTATTCCTCCCGATAAGAGGATTTATTCTACCGTCAGTTTCAAATGACACTAATTCACATACCAATACCGAAGGAAAGGACGTTAACCTGCAGATACTGGAAGACTACATCAAGTACGTACCAACATACCTTCTAGGCAAGGATAATAAGCTATCACAGGCTGAAAGAACGCGAAGAATGGGAAGCATGTTTTCGTTCAGGAATAATAATGGCATCAAGATCCAACAACTAGCACCCGGTGACGACGAAGACGTACAGCCTCTAGACCAAGGTGACGCGTGGTGCGCATTACCTTTAAAGGTGACTAAGAAGGGCACTCATCAACTTAACCTCCTGACAAAGATAGACGACTGGGAAGTTAACCTAGAGCTTTTCTTCTAA
- the HRD3 gene encoding ubiquitin ligase complex subunit HRD3 (Syntenic homolog of Ashbya gossypii ACL160C; Syntenic homolog of Saccharomyces cerevisiae YLR207W (HRD3)) — MRIDWLFAILISHLFYYVECEAFTSNTQAHFSSLKDPWDSDEIKKIRIAKAPKLHLTYVTEQDPYTDPDTGELLIDLPVDYVKSHQEEAYKQEWEYLSPDQLKYYSLVEQSSTEFNNPNATYALYRMHMYGDYGIPHNKTLAWRYLRKFNELSKGSNATALFDTAIVYLTGLLGDIPVNTVKGLIYLRKASALGEDRAKQALGYRFIVGHNVPRNPNKALILYSDLAHRLYKSRPAEYWNFYDGMQHMYNVRLPDFYGGLLGRNLTQTPMSVKDRKNYPWLSLKYFFSSPAKPDYIYYTEDEMDVCELTYLAFTNFVSTYTQKNDYEASMRILTKLYETYDNQVDSLELPMRGCYCRAVELLGYMWLKGYGIEKADLSKAEKYLKRAIELVYGTERTAISAAFHLGTIQQYVYKNFTEAEKWFHASLGSSKQDTQSKKPEVEIDNETKYADLFLKRSYLSPFFRSGRNVEAVPSIGHLSYELPINFYKKFLEINEEFLAPDLETAFMNILQENFEPALWQYAQAAEQGFERAMVSAAYLIYRPPSMFQRFPDIPVERLKLSLSYYQRAISFSNFDAGVRAGDIYYKLGDYRKAGKLYHSTAMYSSYQSMWNLAYMYQHGIGFEQDFFLSKKYYELSTERFPLLYLLVKPVTWHLMFKSWLKNNKWIQRFSS; from the coding sequence ATGAGGATTGATTGGTTGTTTGCAATACTGATTTCACATTTATTTTACTATGTTGAATGTGAAGCTTTTACAAGTAATACTCAAGCTCATTTTAGTTCCTTAAAAGACCCTTGGGATTCGgatgaaataaaaaaaataagGATAGCTAAGGCTCCAAAACTTCATTTGACTTATGTTACTGAGCAAGACCCTTACACTGACCCTGATACGGGTGAGTTACTGATAGATCTTCCGGTGGATTATGTCAAAAGTCATCAAGAAGAAGCTTATAAACAGGAATGGGAATATCTTTCTCCAGATCAGCTCAAATATTATAGTTTGGTTGAGCAATCTAGTACTGAATTCAATAACCCTAATGCAACGTATGCCCTATACCGAATGCATATGTATGGTGATTATGGTATCCCTCATAATAAGACGTTAGCTTGGCGCTATTTAAGGAAATTTAACGAATTGAGCAAGGGTTCTAATGCGACTGCTTTATTTGATACTGCTATAGTCTATCTTACGGGCCTCCTTGGAGATATCCCTGTAAATACTGTGAAAGGCTTGATTTATTTGAGAAAGGCGAGCGCCCTAGGAGAAGATAGGGCAAAGCAGGCTCTTGGCTATCGATTTATCGTGGGTCATAATGTCCCCCGCAATCCTAATAAGGCCCTGATACTATACAGTGATCTTGCCCATAGATTGTATAAGAGCCGCCCCGCTGAATATTGGAATTTCTATGATGGAATGCAACACATGTACAACGTCAGGCTTCCTGATTTCTATGGTGGTCTACTGGGAAGGAACTTGACCCAAACTCCTATGAGTGTAAAGGACAGAAAGAATTACCCATGGCTAAGTCTCAAGTACTTCTTTTCCTCCCCCGCAAAACCTGACTACATCTATTATACTGAAGACGAAATGGACGTGTGTGAGCTTACATATTTGGCTTTCACCAACTTCGTTTCAACCTACACGCAAAAGAACGACTATGAGGCTTCGATGAGAATACTGACCAAGTTGTATGAGACATACGACAATCAAGTTGACTCATTGGAATTGCCAATGAGGGGTTGCTATTGCCGAGCAGTGGAGTTGTTGGGCTACATGTGGCTGAAGGGTTATGGTATTGAGAAAGCCGACCTAAGTAAGGCCGAAAAATACCTGAAACGTGCCATTGAACTTGTATATGGAACGGAAAGAACAGCAATTTCTGCTGCTTTCCATTTAGGTACAATTCAGCAGTATGTGTATAAGAATTTCACGGAAGCAGAAAAGTGGTTCCATGCTTCACTTGGTTCTTCCAAGCAAGATACACAATCCAAAAAGCCTGAGGTTGAGATTGACAACGAAACCAAATACGCAGACCTATTTCTAAAGAGATCATATTTGTCGCCGTTCTTCAGAAGTGGCAGAAATGTCGAAGCTGTACCCAGTATTGGCCATTTATCCTATGAGCTCCCTATAAATTTCTACAAAAAGTTTCTGGAGATTAACGAGGAGTTCCTAGCACCGGACTTGGAGACCGCTTTCATGAATATCCTTCAGGAAAACTTTGAGCCTGCACTTTGGCAGTATGCCCAGGCCGCTGAGCAGGGTTTTGAAAGAGCGATGGTATCTGCTGCCTATCTGATTTACCGACCACCCTCTATGTTTCAGCGCTTTCCAGACATTCCAGTTGAACGACTAAAACTGTCTTTATCCTACTACCAACGTGCAATTAGTTTTTCTAACTTTGATGCCGGCGTCAGAGCCGGTgatatatattataaacTTGGCGACTATCGGAAAGCTGGTAAACTATATCACAGTACAGCCATGTACTCATCATACCAAAGTATGTGGAACTTAGCATACATGTACCAACATGGTATAGGGTTTGAACAAGATTTTTTCTTGTCCAAGAAGTATTACGAACTATCTACCGAGCGCTTTCCACTGTTGTATTTATTAGTAAAGCCTGTAACCTGGCATTTAATGTTCAAATCATGGTTAAAGAATAACAAGTGGATACAAAGATTCAGCAGCTAG
- the PHO92 gene encoding mRNA-binding phosphate metabolism regulator (Syntenic homolog of Ashbya gossypii ACL161C; Syntenic homolog of Saccharomyces cerevisiae YDR374C) — protein sequence MFEVMDYSTGQYSDIWSYTHQSSTSKEWSRLAADGSRSYAEHFSQSIRSIEDVLQDLTTVTQRSDYDTSSSELSSESDFVISSVTPGETSTAVTNELLPATVGSDQIGISQPRKYADLYPIYNSLTPAPPAQTVVPEHSRFFVIKSFNLENIKASFQHNVWTSTKRGNLRLSKAYSSLPSGAKVFLFFSVNKSGKFCGVAEMKSNIIQSDPRNSIWHCESGHQFSDLFLVEWIRVCDVHNRLLKHFNIMDPDGGFKPMTHSRDADEVDIEIGRTILKLFMNSKKTRPSFLED from the coding sequence ATGTTTGAGGTGATGGATTATTCAACTGGACAATATAGTGATATATGGTCTTATACGCATCAAAGTTCGACTTCTAAGGAATGGTCGAGGTTAGCCGCTGATGGTAGCAGATCGTATGCTGAGCATTTTAGCCAAAGTATTAGGAGTATAGAGGATGTACTACAAGACTTGACAACTGTTACACAACGTAGTGACTATGATACTTCATCTTCCGAGTTATCAAGTGAATCTGATTTTGTTATTTCCAGTGTGACGCCAGGGGAAACATCGACAGCGGTTACTAATGAATTGCTTCCAGCAACAGTAGGTTCTGATCAGATTGGGATTTCACAGCCACGGAAGTACGCTGACTTGTATCCAATCTACAATAGTTTAACCCCGGCTCCACCGGCTCAAACTGTGGTACCTGAGCATTCAAGGTTTTTTGTTATCAAGTCATTTAATCTCGAGAACATAAAGGCCTCGTTTCAGCATAATGTTTGGACATCTACTAAAAGGGGTAATCTAAGGTTATCTAAGGCCTACTCATCGTTGCCTTCGGGCGCTAAGGTGTTCTTATTCTTTAGTGTTAACAAATCAGGTAAATTCTGTGGCGTTGCTGAAATGAAGTCCAATATAATCCAAAGCGACCCAAGAAATAGCATATGGCACTGTGAATCAGGACATCAATTCAGCGACCTCTTCCTAGTGGAGTGGATACGTGTCTGCGACGTCCACAACCGGTTGCTAAAACACTTCAATATTATGGATCCTGATGGCGGTTTCAAACCAATGACTCACTCACGTGATGCAGATGAAGTTGATATTGAGATAGGACGGACTATATTGAAGCTATTTATGAACTCAAAGAAAACAAGGCCTTCATTCCTGGAAGATTAG